The Akkermansia sp. N21116 genome includes a region encoding these proteins:
- a CDS encoding ParA family protein: protein MNVIAIANQKGGVGKTTTAINLAAALAQLKKKILLIDLDPQANATSGLGIDAPEGTSLYPALIGSQSIEECILETGRKNLSLIPANMDLAGVEIELAQSGNHLVRLRETLQPLRDADNYDFCILDTPPSLGVLMTSSLAACDEVLTPLQCEWFGLEGLAKILHVISQICLSGVNPTLRHEGVLMTMYDGRTNLSRQVVEQVQQYLPDTLYSTVIPRSIRLGEAPSFGRTIFEHDPAGIASQAYMAAAKLFVKRHKKHK, encoded by the coding sequence ATGAACGTCATCGCCATTGCCAACCAGAAAGGCGGGGTCGGAAAAACAACGACAGCCATCAATCTGGCCGCAGCCCTTGCCCAGTTGAAAAAGAAGATCCTGCTTATCGATCTTGACCCGCAGGCCAACGCTACCAGCGGACTCGGTATAGATGCCCCCGAAGGCACCAGCCTTTACCCGGCCCTGATCGGTTCCCAGTCCATTGAAGAATGTATCCTCGAAACCGGACGTAAAAACTTGTCACTCATCCCGGCCAACATGGATCTGGCAGGAGTGGAAATCGAACTTGCCCAGTCGGGCAACCACCTCGTCCGCCTCAGGGAAACTCTCCAACCTCTCCGTGATGCAGACAATTACGACTTCTGCATTCTCGACACACCTCCTTCCCTCGGCGTCCTGATGACCTCATCCCTCGCCGCCTGCGATGAAGTCCTTACCCCCCTTCAATGCGAGTGGTTCGGCTTGGAAGGACTTGCCAAAATCCTGCATGTCATCTCACAAATATGCCTTTCCGGCGTCAATCCGACCCTACGGCATGAAGGAGTGCTGATGACCATGTACGATGGTCGCACCAACCTTTCCAGACAAGTCGTCGAGCAAGTCCAGCAGTACCTGCCCGACACCCTCTACTCCACTGTCATCCCTCGTTCTATCCGCCTCGGCGAAGCCCCGAGCTTTGGCAGAACCATCTTTGAACACGACCCTGCCGGTATCGCTTCCCAAGCTTACATGGCTGCCGCCAAACTTTTCGTCAAGCGACATAAAAAGCATAAATAA
- the trpB gene encoding tryptophan synthase subunit beta: MNLNTYLRNFPDENGYFGEYGGMYLPPELLPAFQEIAEAYQAICHSAQFINELRRIRRQFQGRPTPVYHCERLSRLLGTCQLYLKREDLNHTGAHKLNHCMGEGLLAKYMGKKKLIAETGAGQHGVALATAAAFFGLECEVHMGAVDIAKQAPNVTRMKILGAKVIPVTEGNATLKEAVDSAFRSYLESYKDSIYCIGSVVGPHPFPLMVRDFQMCVGVEAREQFLEMTGLLPDAICACVGGGSNSMGFFTAFLGDPVDIYGVEPLGKGPKLGDHSASITYGKKGILHGFESIMLQDEEGNPAPVHSVASGLDYPSVGPEHAYLHDIGRVTYDTVTDDEAIDAFFKLSRYEGIIPALESSHAVAYGMKLAKTMKSGAILINCSGRGDKDVDYVAEHYGYGDDR; encoded by the coding sequence ATCAATCTCAATACCTACCTGCGCAACTTCCCTGACGAAAACGGCTATTTTGGCGAATACGGAGGCATGTACCTCCCACCGGAACTCCTTCCCGCCTTTCAGGAAATTGCGGAGGCCTACCAAGCCATCTGCCATTCCGCCCAATTCATCAACGAACTGCGCCGCATCCGGCGCCAGTTCCAGGGACGTCCTACGCCGGTCTACCATTGCGAACGCCTCTCCCGCCTGCTGGGTACGTGCCAGCTCTACCTCAAGCGCGAGGACCTCAACCACACGGGCGCTCACAAGCTTAACCACTGCATGGGAGAAGGACTTCTGGCCAAATACATGGGAAAAAAGAAACTTATTGCCGAAACGGGAGCCGGGCAACACGGCGTTGCCCTGGCAACAGCTGCCGCCTTCTTCGGATTGGAATGTGAAGTACACATGGGAGCCGTCGACATCGCCAAACAAGCGCCCAACGTCACCCGTATGAAAATCCTCGGTGCCAAAGTCATCCCCGTCACGGAAGGCAATGCGACACTTAAGGAAGCAGTGGACTCCGCCTTTCGTTCCTACCTTGAAAGCTACAAGGATTCCATCTACTGCATCGGCTCCGTCGTAGGCCCTCATCCCTTCCCTCTCATGGTCCGAGATTTCCAGATGTGCGTCGGCGTTGAAGCACGTGAACAATTCCTGGAAATGACCGGACTCCTTCCGGACGCCATCTGCGCCTGCGTCGGCGGCGGCAGCAATTCCATGGGCTTCTTCACCGCCTTCCTTGGTGATCCCGTCGACATCTACGGTGTCGAACCTCTCGGCAAAGGCCCGAAACTCGGCGACCACTCCGCATCAATCACCTACGGGAAAAAAGGCATCCTGCACGGATTCGAAAGCATCATGCTTCAGGACGAAGAAGGAAATCCGGCCCCCGTCCATTCCGTCGCCAGCGGCTTGGACTATCCGTCCGTCGGCCCCGAACATGCCTACCTGCACGACATCGGTCGTGTCACCTATGATACAGTCACGGATGATGAAGCCATCGACGCCTTCTTCAAACTCTCCCGCTATGAAGGGATCATCCCGGCCTTGGAAAGTTCACATGCCGTTGCCTACGGTATGAAACTCGCCAAAACCATGAAGTCCGGAGCCATCCTGATCAACTGTTCAGGGCGCGGAGACAAAGACGTCGATTACGTCGCTGAACACTACGGCTACGGAGACGACCGTTAA
- a CDS encoding RNA-binding protein has translation MEDDIICTEKIIADRKTFFLDLKQNSRGQVIRITEKVSSNRDRIMVPAEILDDFIAALQDIRKSVSSSSQEREEEE, from the coding sequence GTGGAGGACGATATTATTTGTACTGAAAAAATCATAGCCGATCGCAAAACTTTCTTTTTGGATCTCAAGCAGAATTCCAGAGGACAGGTAATCCGCATTACTGAAAAGGTCAGTTCCAACCGGGACCGCATTATGGTTCCCGCCGAAATTCTGGATGACTTCATCGCAGCATTGCAGGATATACGCAAATCCGTTTCTTCTTCCTCTCAGGAAAGAGAAGAGGAAGAATAA
- the uvrA gene encoding excinuclease ABC subunit UvrA: protein MSSDRRSISIRGAREHNLKNVDVDIPLGALTVVTGPSGSGKTSLAMHTLYAEGQRRYMETFSPYVRQFMDRMKKPDVDSVGNILPAIALHQRNSIRTSRSTVGTMTGLHEYWKFIFSRLAVGHDPETGREVHPMTPAEICDKAFASWPEGCNLLVAFCVRRPEGMDDEAMRRDLSAQGYVRVLAAGKPERLEEDSPAGLASGIASADAEDGVVVIQDRIRLVEDSRKRLMEAVDAAMNLGGNVVWLIPSTDGAEWGDPVSFRGDWFPLMEPVPGLFSSNSPLGACPACKGYGRIISIDYSRAIDPARSLKDGALHIFESGRVAECKKDLMRAVKRVGGIRTNVPWNKLTDRERSWVMEGETPDWRAAWEEDKWYGLVGFFKALESQTHKMMIRVWLSKFREYSTCPECCGRRLRKESMCFTIDGKTLPDLHGMPMDELLAWVDDHIVPHAGNDSSLKNAVAELRSRIAYLNEVGLGYITSDRTTRTLSGGEIERVSLTTCLGASLTDTLFVLDEPTVGLHPRDTGRLVDAMRRLRHRGNTLVVVEHEESVMRAADYLIDMGPGSGAAGGKLVYSGEPEGISGIDESVTGAYLSGRQSIPIPEKRLKSARWLRIRGASCNNLNGLDVDVPLGVYTCLTGVSGSGKSTLAHDVIYLNNCRYRGESTEERPGCVRGIDGWQHLSQAVMVDQSPLIRTPRSTPAVYAGIFEDVRALFAKTEAARSRGLTNGFFSFNHGDGRCPRCAGMGSEKVEMQFLSDIFVPCPLCDGTRYGQEALSIYIRGKNVSDVLQMTVRQAMEFFACEHSAQGRRIMSKLDLLVHVGLGHIVLGQSLNTLSGGENQRLKLAKILLDEDKNSKDGKGKGKLLILDEPGTGLHFSDLDVLLKLFRRLTESGHSVLVIEHNMELVKAADYVIDLGPEGGVGGGRVVSVGTPEEIVAAQQGFTWKFLGDALEGRPAEFPDNSEPGEVDDIPEGVLALRGARHHNLKNVDLDVVRGDMTVLTGLSGSGKSSLAFDIFFAEGQRRFMDVMSPYARQFTEQMESPDIDRLTGLPPTVAIEQNVSRGGTKSTVGTVTEIWQFLRLLYAKLGVCYCPKCQVEVGRRSDGEVVELVSRLLTEHGRVALAAPVVRGRKGHYNDLAKWAAGKGYKAFWIDGAWVDMDNFVPLDRYSNHDVDLVTGQPDRTTSPQELADMVAQALELGEGFLHVVTGKSSRKNPPLLLGTRLACPQCGESFPEPEPSTFSFNSPRGWCPSCRGHGFVAGVRMKEEGAESLTEAELRYDRDVERSLGDEDSSLRVCPDCRGERLNAFARNVRLQGMRPGELSALSAVDAARLVSSWHFDGREAVIARDSLAEIIQRLEFLDRVGLGYLSLDRSATTLSGGETQRIRLAAQLGSHLRGILYVLDEPTIGLHPRDNDRLLGTLDELKQRGNTLLIVEHDEETMRRADHIVDLGPGAGIHGGRIMAQGSFAEIAAMPESVTGLAFRERPKHPYRGRRRKIPAATDKTGWLSIEGCRVHNLNDIHARIPIGLLTVITGVSGAGKTSLMNDTVYWAARSALGEKLDRERRSGWDTAMGFGCFRAVYQVDQSPIGKTPRSTPATYVGFMDDIRTLFAQTEDARRLGFDKGRFSFNTSRGACESCKGTGMQKLEMDFLPPCYVKCPSCNGKRYNDATLAVRYKGKTISDVLEMNFEEAAEFFESQPRIGAPLQLLVDTGLGYLTLGQASNTLSGGESQRLKLVAELIKGLLISRRATLKGRELPKDLYLIEEPSIGLHPHDVRRLIDVLHRLVDQGNTVVVIEHNTEIMAEADYIIDMGPGPGDEGGSIVAAGTPERIAGGKSPTARYIAEELKEKE from the coding sequence ATGAGCAGTGACCGCAGGTCCATTTCGATTCGTGGAGCCCGAGAGCATAATTTAAAGAATGTTGATGTAGATATTCCTCTGGGGGCGTTAACTGTGGTAACGGGGCCGTCGGGATCCGGAAAAACGAGTCTGGCGATGCATACTTTGTATGCCGAGGGGCAACGGCGTTATATGGAAACGTTTTCCCCCTATGTCCGGCAGTTCATGGACAGGATGAAGAAGCCCGATGTGGACTCCGTTGGCAATATCCTCCCGGCAATTGCCTTGCATCAGCGCAATTCAATCCGCACGTCGCGCTCGACTGTGGGTACGATGACGGGACTGCATGAGTACTGGAAGTTCATTTTTTCCCGCCTGGCCGTAGGGCATGACCCGGAGACGGGGAGGGAGGTTCATCCGATGACGCCGGCCGAGATTTGTGACAAGGCTTTTGCCTCATGGCCGGAGGGGTGCAATCTTCTTGTGGCTTTTTGCGTTCGCAGGCCGGAAGGCATGGATGACGAAGCCATGCGCCGCGATTTGTCCGCGCAGGGATATGTGCGGGTTCTGGCAGCCGGAAAGCCGGAACGCTTGGAGGAGGATTCTCCTGCCGGCTTGGCGAGCGGAATTGCTTCTGCTGATGCCGAGGACGGCGTGGTGGTTATTCAGGACCGTATCCGCCTGGTGGAAGACTCCCGAAAACGCCTGATGGAGGCCGTGGACGCGGCGATGAATCTGGGAGGAAATGTCGTGTGGCTGATTCCCTCCACGGATGGAGCGGAGTGGGGGGATCCGGTGTCTTTCCGCGGTGACTGGTTCCCGCTGATGGAACCCGTGCCGGGGTTGTTTTCATCCAATTCTCCCCTGGGGGCCTGTCCGGCATGCAAAGGCTATGGACGCATTATTTCCATTGATTATTCACGGGCTATAGACCCGGCTCGCAGCCTGAAGGACGGCGCCCTGCACATTTTTGAATCAGGGCGCGTGGCCGAATGCAAAAAGGATCTGATGCGTGCGGTCAAACGCGTGGGCGGCATTCGAACGAATGTCCCGTGGAACAAGCTGACGGACAGGGAACGCAGCTGGGTGATGGAGGGAGAAACTCCCGATTGGAGGGCTGCGTGGGAAGAGGACAAGTGGTATGGCCTGGTCGGTTTCTTTAAGGCTTTGGAGTCCCAGACGCACAAGATGATGATTCGTGTCTGGCTGAGTAAATTCCGTGAATATTCGACTTGTCCGGAATGTTGCGGCAGGCGTCTGCGAAAGGAATCCATGTGTTTTACAATCGACGGAAAAACGCTGCCGGATCTTCACGGAATGCCTATGGACGAATTGCTCGCATGGGTGGATGATCACATTGTACCTCATGCCGGCAATGATTCGTCATTAAAAAACGCGGTTGCTGAATTGCGTTCTCGCATTGCGTATTTGAACGAGGTCGGACTTGGATATATCACGTCCGACCGCACGACACGTACCTTGTCCGGCGGGGAAATCGAACGCGTAAGCTTGACGACTTGCCTGGGGGCCTCTTTGACGGATACCCTGTTCGTGTTGGACGAGCCGACCGTCGGCTTGCATCCTCGCGACACGGGACGCCTGGTGGATGCCATGCGGCGTCTTCGTCACCGGGGCAATACGCTGGTAGTGGTGGAGCATGAGGAATCCGTTATGCGAGCTGCCGATTACCTGATCGATATGGGACCGGGTTCCGGAGCAGCGGGCGGGAAACTCGTATACTCCGGAGAACCGGAGGGAATTTCCGGTATCGATGAGTCCGTGACTGGTGCCTATCTGAGCGGAAGACAAAGTATTCCCATTCCGGAAAAACGCCTTAAGTCTGCCCGCTGGCTCCGTATTCGCGGAGCGTCATGCAACAATTTGAACGGCTTGGACGTGGATGTTCCCCTGGGGGTATACACCTGCCTGACGGGCGTGAGCGGTTCCGGTAAAAGTACACTGGCTCACGATGTCATTTATCTGAACAATTGCCGCTATCGCGGCGAATCGACGGAAGAACGTCCGGGCTGTGTGCGAGGCATTGACGGTTGGCAGCATCTTTCCCAGGCGGTCATGGTTGACCAGAGTCCGCTGATTCGTACGCCCCGTTCGACTCCTGCCGTGTACGCGGGTATTTTCGAAGATGTCCGCGCTTTGTTTGCCAAAACGGAAGCGGCCAGATCCCGAGGCCTGACAAACGGTTTTTTTTCCTTTAACCATGGGGATGGAAGATGTCCCCGGTGTGCCGGTATGGGGAGCGAAAAGGTGGAAATGCAGTTTTTGTCGGACATTTTCGTCCCGTGTCCTCTTTGCGACGGTACCCGGTATGGGCAGGAGGCTCTGTCCATCTACATCCGAGGCAAGAACGTGTCTGACGTGCTGCAGATGACCGTCCGGCAGGCGATGGAATTTTTTGCATGCGAACACTCGGCACAAGGCAGGCGCATCATGTCCAAACTCGACCTTCTGGTGCATGTCGGCCTGGGACATATTGTTCTTGGGCAGTCACTCAATACTCTGTCCGGAGGGGAAAACCAGCGGTTGAAGCTGGCCAAGATCCTGCTGGACGAAGATAAGAACAGCAAGGACGGCAAGGGAAAGGGTAAACTTCTGATTCTGGACGAACCGGGAACGGGGCTTCATTTCTCGGATCTTGACGTATTGCTGAAACTGTTCCGCCGCTTGACGGAATCCGGACATTCGGTACTGGTCATCGAGCACAATATGGAACTGGTCAAGGCCGCGGACTATGTGATCGACCTTGGCCCGGAAGGCGGCGTAGGGGGAGGCCGTGTCGTGAGTGTCGGTACTCCGGAGGAAATCGTTGCCGCGCAGCAGGGATTTACTTGGAAATTCCTAGGAGATGCCTTGGAAGGAAGACCCGCCGAGTTCCCGGACAACAGTGAACCGGGGGAAGTAGACGACATTCCCGAAGGTGTTCTGGCCTTGCGAGGAGCCCGTCATCACAACCTCAAAAACGTGGATCTTGATGTCGTGCGCGGCGATATGACCGTGTTGACTGGCCTGTCGGGTTCCGGAAAGAGTTCCCTGGCCTTCGACATCTTTTTTGCCGAAGGACAGAGGCGTTTCATGGATGTCATGTCTCCTTACGCCCGTCAGTTCACCGAACAGATGGAAAGCCCGGATATCGACCGTCTGACAGGACTGCCTCCGACTGTCGCCATTGAGCAGAATGTATCGCGCGGAGGAACCAAGTCCACGGTAGGAACGGTGACGGAAATCTGGCAGTTCCTGCGCCTCCTGTACGCCAAACTGGGAGTATGCTACTGCCCGAAATGCCAGGTGGAAGTCGGGCGGCGTTCCGATGGGGAGGTTGTCGAACTGGTTTCCCGCCTGTTGACGGAACATGGCAGAGTCGCCTTGGCGGCTCCCGTCGTTCGTGGTCGCAAAGGGCATTACAATGATTTGGCAAAATGGGCGGCAGGCAAGGGTTACAAGGCTTTCTGGATTGACGGTGCCTGGGTGGATATGGACAACTTTGTGCCTCTGGACCGCTACTCCAACCACGATGTCGATCTTGTCACGGGACAGCCCGACCGGACAACATCTCCGCAGGAACTGGCGGATATGGTGGCTCAAGCTCTGGAGCTGGGCGAGGGATTCCTCCATGTGGTAACGGGTAAATCCTCCCGGAAAAATCCACCTTTGCTCCTGGGGACCAGGCTGGCTTGCCCTCAGTGCGGAGAGTCTTTCCCGGAACCGGAACCTTCGACATTTTCCTTCAACTCTCCCAGAGGGTGGTGTCCGTCCTGCCGCGGTCACGGCTTTGTGGCCGGTGTTCGCATGAAAGAAGAAGGGGCGGAGTCTCTGACTGAAGCGGAGTTGCGCTACGACCGCGATGTCGAGCGCAGCCTTGGGGATGAAGACTCCTCCCTGCGTGTCTGCCCGGATTGCAGAGGCGAACGTCTGAATGCCTTTGCCCGCAATGTACGCTTGCAGGGGATGCGGCCTGGGGAATTGTCCGCATTGTCCGCCGTGGATGCCGCCCGGCTTGTCTCATCGTGGCATTTTGACGGGCGTGAGGCTGTCATTGCTCGGGATTCCCTGGCGGAAATCATCCAGAGACTCGAATTTCTGGATCGCGTCGGTCTTGGCTATCTGTCTCTGGACCGCAGCGCGACGACGCTATCCGGCGGAGAAACCCAGCGCATTCGCCTGGCGGCTCAGCTCGGTTCCCACTTGCGTGGCATCCTTTACGTATTGGATGAACCGACGATTGGCCTGCACCCTCGCGACAACGACCGCTTGCTGGGAACTCTGGATGAATTGAAGCAGCGCGGCAACACTCTTCTCATTGTCGAACACGACGAGGAAACGATGCGGCGCGCCGATCACATTGTCGACCTGGGACCCGGAGCCGGCATCCATGGCGGCCGAATCATGGCCCAAGGCTCGTTTGCAGAAATTGCCGCTATGCCGGAATCCGTGACAGGCTTGGCTTTCCGGGAACGGCCTAAACATCCCTACCGCGGCCGACGCAGGAAAATTCCGGCAGCCACGGACAAAACCGGATGGTTGTCCATTGAAGGTTGCCGAGTCCATAATCTCAATGATATCCACGCCAGGATACCGATCGGTCTTCTGACGGTCATTACCGGCGTCTCCGGTGCCGGAAAGACATCCTTGATGAACGATACCGTATACTGGGCGGCCCGTAGCGCTCTCGGAGAAAAGCTTGACCGTGAACGGCGTTCCGGCTGGGATACTGCCATGGGGTTCGGTTGCTTCCGGGCCGTGTACCAGGTAGATCAGTCTCCTATCGGCAAGACGCCGCGTTCGACACCGGCAACGTATGTCGGGTTCATGGATGACATTCGTACCCTCTTTGCCCAGACGGAGGATGCCAGGCGACTCGGTTTCGACAAAGGGCGCTTCTCCTTCAATACATCCCGCGGCGCCTGTGAATCGTGCAAGGGAACGGGCATGCAGAAACTGGAAATGGACTTTCTGCCTCCGTGTTATGTGAAGTGTCCCTCCTGCAATGGGAAACGCTACAATGACGCCACTCTGGCCGTCCGCTATAAAGGGAAGACCATTTCCGACGTGTTGGAAATGAATTTCGAGGAAGCCGCCGAATTCTTCGAATCCCAGCCGCGTATCGGCGCTCCTCTGCAATTGCTGGTGGATACCGGGTTGGGCTATCTGACTCTGGGACAGGCGTCCAACACCTTGTCCGGGGGCGAATCCCAACGCTTGAAACTGGTGGCTGAATTGATCAAGGGACTATTGATTTCCCGGCGAGCGACGTTGAAGGGCAGGGAATTGCCGAAAGACCTCTACCTCATCGAAGAACCTTCCATCGGGCTCCACCCCCACGACGTACGCCGTCTCATCGACGTCCTGCACCGCCTTGTGGATCAAGGCAACACCGTCGTCGTCATCGAACACAACACTGAAATCATGGCGGAAGCCGACTACATCATCGACATGGGCCCCGGACCGGGTGATGAAGGAGGCTCTATCGTAGCGGCAGGAACGCCGGAACGCATTGCCGGAGGTAAGTCACCTACGGCTCGCTACATTGCGGAGGAGTTGAAGGAGAAGGAGTAA